The Coleofasciculus sp. FACHB-1120 genome window below encodes:
- a CDS encoding ABC transporter ATP-binding protein, with protein sequence MTQLTQEFERQKTREAALSISSLRFGYPKQEEIFQGLNLQIRPGERVGLIGPNGSGKTTLFLLICGILTPVSGEIQLFGKPVEMGEFRPEIGLVFQNPDDQLFTTSVRDDVAFGPENMNLDAEEVENRVRTALSVTGVGELIDRVPQNLSGGEKCMVAIAAVLAMQPQLILYDEPTANLDMRARRRLIQFLQNSQETYIVSTHDLEVILEVCDRVLLLDEGHLIADGNPHEVMGNKQLMEAHGLEKPHSLMPHQE encoded by the coding sequence ATGACACAGTTAACTCAAGAATTCGAGCGGCAGAAAACAAGGGAAGCTGCGCTTTCAATTTCAAGTTTGAGGTTTGGGTATCCTAAACAAGAGGAGATTTTCCAAGGTCTGAATTTGCAAATTCGGCCAGGAGAACGGGTGGGTTTGATTGGCCCAAACGGGAGTGGGAAGACGACGCTATTTTTGTTGATTTGTGGAATTTTAACACCAGTATCCGGGGAAATTCAGTTATTTGGCAAGCCTGTGGAAATGGGAGAATTTCGCCCTGAGATTGGTTTAGTATTTCAGAATCCAGATGACCAATTGTTTACAACGTCTGTGCGCGACGATGTTGCCTTTGGTCCTGAAAATATGAACCTTGATGCTGAGGAGGTGGAAAACCGTGTCCGCACAGCTTTATCGGTGACTGGGGTAGGAGAACTGATTGATCGCGTTCCCCAAAATCTTTCTGGGGGTGAGAAGTGCATGGTGGCGATCGCAGCCGTCCTGGCAATGCAACCTCAGCTCATACTGTATGATGAGCCAACCGCTAACCTCGATATGCGTGCGCGTCGTCGCCTCATTCAGTTTTTGCAAAACTCCCAGGAAACCTATATCGTTTCAACCCATGACTTAGAAGTGATATTGGAAGTATGCGATCGCGTCCTCCTCCTTGACGAAGGACACCTGATTGCTGACGGTAACCCGCATGAAGTCATGGGCAACAAGCAACTCATGGAGGCGCATGGTTTGGAGAAACCTCACTCACTGATGCCGCATCAAGAGTAG
- the cbiQ gene encoding cobalt ECF transporter T component CbiQ, which translates to MKLRLDQYADIDSPIHRWEQRSKLVALIALIFAIAFVDDVIFIPVVIGVTAVLYGLSKLPLSFLLARLRYPGLFILTVVVLVLFASSGERVLFKLGPLVVNQEGVEAVLLIATRFLCILTVSLILFGTAPFLTSIKAMRSLRLPDVIVDMMLLAYRYLEDFGETRMRMQRAMRMRGFESDRFSFRNLNMWSGLAGSLLIRSYDRSDRVYQAMRLRGYGHNKNSIDRNPKEFAADISEANKTSRIAFWLTLLVATFLVAAEIFF; encoded by the coding sequence ATGAAGTTAAGACTCGATCAATACGCAGACATCGATTCACCCATTCATCGCTGGGAACAACGCTCTAAGTTGGTGGCACTCATTGCCTTAATTTTTGCCATTGCCTTTGTCGATGATGTAATTTTTATTCCAGTGGTAATTGGGGTAACTGCGGTACTTTATGGTTTATCTAAGCTGCCGCTTTCTTTTCTCCTGGCTCGCTTGCGTTATCCAGGCTTGTTTATTTTGACGGTAGTGGTACTCGTGCTATTTGCTTCTTCTGGGGAGAGGGTACTATTTAAGCTTGGGCCGTTGGTGGTGAATCAAGAAGGTGTTGAGGCAGTGCTGTTAATTGCTACGCGCTTTCTTTGTATCCTGACGGTGAGTTTGATTTTGTTTGGGACTGCGCCTTTTTTGACCAGTATTAAGGCGATGCGATCGCTACGCCTGCCGGATGTCATTGTGGATATGATGCTGCTAGCTTATCGCTACCTCGAAGATTTTGGCGAAACGAGGATGAGAATGCAGAGGGCAATGCGGATGCGGGGGTTTGAGAGCGATCGCTTTAGTTTTCGCAATCTGAACATGTGGTCTGGCTTGGCGGGTAGCTTGCTCATCCGCAGTTATGATCGCTCTGATCGAGTTTATCAGGCAATGCGATTGCGGGGCTACGGTCACAACAAAAACAGTATCGATCGTAACCCTAAAGAGTTTGCTGCCGATATTAGTGAAGCCAATAAAACCAGCCGAATTGCCTTCTGGCTGACGCTGTTGGTTGCCACATTTTTGGTAGCAGCAGAAATTTTCTTTTAG
- the cbiM gene encoding cobalt transporter CbiM: MHIPDGFISPSVAIASYAVTGGVTWYCLHKINKQKNPQAKIPKAALLTVAFFVVNVINIPIPPSSLHFVLNGLMGVVLGYYAFPAILIALFFQAVMFQHGGISTLGVNAIIMGFPALLAYYIFRLRNQVKMNEQRRTKIFAFIAGGGAVILAATIFSVVIITTIPADIDAQTERRAIYAGLIAYTIPAVFEGIFTMMLASFLDRVKPELLESR; encoded by the coding sequence ATGCACATCCCCGACGGTTTTATCTCCCCAAGTGTTGCCATTGCCAGTTATGCCGTCACAGGCGGCGTGACTTGGTATTGTTTGCACAAAATTAATAAACAGAAAAATCCCCAAGCGAAGATCCCCAAAGCGGCGCTGCTCACAGTCGCTTTTTTTGTCGTCAACGTAATTAATATCCCCATACCCCCTTCGAGCCTTCATTTTGTCCTCAATGGATTGATGGGGGTTGTATTGGGATATTATGCATTTCCAGCTATTTTAATTGCGCTGTTTTTCCAGGCGGTGATGTTTCAGCACGGGGGCATATCTACGTTAGGGGTGAATGCAATTATTATGGGCTTTCCCGCACTGCTTGCTTATTACATCTTCAGGTTGCGAAATCAAGTAAAGATGAATGAGCAAAGGCGGACGAAAATCTTTGCCTTTATTGCCGGTGGGGGGGCTGTGATACTTGCGGCGACGATATTTTCGGTTGTAATTATTACCACTATTCCCGCTGATATTGATGCTCAAACGGAACGGAGGGCAATTTATGCAGGCCTTATTGCCTATACAATTCCGGCGGTATTTGAGGGGATTTTTACGATGATGTTGGCATCTTTTCTAGATCGAGTCAAGCCGGAGCTTTTGGAGAGCCGATGA
- a CDS encoding carboxypeptidase-like regulatory domain-containing protein, which produces MIVKSKFFLLLLFLPVISWSAKASAHGTEIQYQKVQAIQIDAVYAGGQPMGNAQVTVYAPNEPSTPWKTGTTDKQGQFSFVPDASQPGNWEVKVRQAGHGNIITVPVGNKTTALTAATQEATEGSEGLSWFDRKDSVEDTLLEKALLAAAGAWGFFGTALFFARRRKAA; this is translated from the coding sequence ATGATCGTGAAGTCTAAATTTTTTCTTCTCCTATTGTTCCTTCCAGTTATTAGTTGGTCAGCCAAAGCATCTGCCCACGGTACAGAGATTCAGTATCAGAAGGTTCAAGCCATCCAAATTGATGCCGTCTATGCTGGTGGTCAACCGATGGGTAATGCTCAGGTAACAGTGTATGCCCCCAATGAGCCCTCTACTCCCTGGAAAACGGGAACCACTGACAAACAAGGGCAATTTTCCTTTGTGCCAGACGCATCCCAACCCGGAAACTGGGAAGTTAAAGTACGTCAAGCCGGTCACGGTAACATCATTACGGTTCCTGTAGGTAACAAGACAACAGCCTTAACTGCTGCTACACAGGAAGCAACTGAAGGCAGCGAGGGACTAAGTTGGTTCGACAGGAAAGATAGCGTGGAAGACACGCTGCTGGAAAAAGCACTATTAGCTGCGGCTGGCGCTTGGGGATTTTTCGGTACAGCGCTATTCTTTGCCCGCCGGAGAAAGGCAGCATAA
- a CDS encoding DUF4382 domain-containing protein yields the protein MRKQLLIWASLTFLAPGVLFGCSQNATQPGTQAEAPAEQKTETQAAAGQGTLQLVANGEDFVRQGFVTKDGWRIDFDHVYVTLDDITAYQTEPAFDPDKSGELKSTQKVTLLEEPKTVDLAEGGGDAQPITVATQKALAGTYNAMSWQVVEATQGPASGSAILLDGTAKKEGRTVDFVISLDKPLGYTCGQYVGDQRKGILTSTEQGELETTFHFDHIFGDADTPANDSLNQDAVGFEPMAALAQNGTLKADMATLEQKLAKQDYQKLQKAIAGLGHVGEGHCRLEGAAAQAKEPHSPSN from the coding sequence ATGAGGAAACAGCTACTAATTTGGGCGAGTCTGACTTTTCTGGCTCCGGGCGTGCTGTTTGGCTGTTCCCAAAACGCAACACAACCTGGGACTCAGGCAGAAGCTCCCGCAGAACAAAAAACCGAGACTCAGGCTGCCGCAGGACAGGGGACACTCCAGCTTGTCGCCAATGGTGAAGACTTTGTGCGCCAGGGTTTTGTCACCAAAGATGGCTGGCGAATTGACTTTGACCATGTATATGTCACTTTAGATGATATAACGGCTTATCAAACCGAACCGGCCTTTGACCCCGATAAGTCAGGTGAGTTGAAGTCCACTCAAAAAGTGACTCTGCTAGAAGAACCAAAAACGGTAGATTTAGCCGAGGGGGGTGGAGACGCCCAGCCGATTACAGTGGCGACACAAAAAGCTCTGGCGGGAACCTACAATGCGATGTCCTGGCAAGTGGTTGAGGCAACGCAGGGGCCAGCATCAGGTTCTGCAATTCTCCTTGATGGCACTGCGAAAAAAGAGGGGCGCACGGTTGATTTTGTAATTAGCCTTGACAAACCCTTGGGATATACCTGCGGACAGTATGTGGGCGACCAACGCAAAGGTATCCTCACCAGTACAGAACAGGGAGAACTAGAGACAACCTTCCACTTTGACCACATCTTTGGGGATGCTGATACTCCAGCAAACGACTCCCTCAATCAAGATGCAGTGGGCTTTGAGCCAATGGCTGCCCTGGCGCAGAATGGAACGCTAAAAGCCGATATGGCAACCTTGGAACAGAAACTAGCTAAACAAGATTATCAAAAGCTGCAAAAAGCGATCGCAGGTTTAGGCCACGTAGGCGAAGGACACTGCCGCCTTGAAGGGGCTGCTGCCCAGGCGAAAGAACCCCATTCTCCCAGTAACTAA